Proteins from a single region of Labedella gwakjiensis:
- a CDS encoding aldo/keto reductase, whose amino-acid sequence MTSIPAIRLDDGHEFPQIGFGTYPLKGEDGVTAIRSALDAGYRLLDTAVNYDNEVEVGEALRASGLPRDEVQIATKVPGRDHGYDETIASLTGSLERLGVDHVDLYLIHWPNPSHDRYVDTWRAMIELRSRGLARSIGVSNFTVEYLERLRDETGVVPAVNQIELHPYFPQEELVAYHRVNGIATEAWSPLGKAAKPHENEVVTSIAEKYGVTPGQVVLRWHVERGVIAIPKSATPSRQKENLDIFGFELSEDDVDAITALGRTDGRLFGGDPTTHEEM is encoded by the coding sequence ATGACTTCGATTCCCGCCATCCGCCTCGACGACGGCCACGAGTTTCCCCAGATCGGTTTCGGCACCTACCCCCTCAAGGGCGAGGACGGCGTGACGGCGATCCGGTCAGCCCTCGACGCCGGATACCGCCTCCTCGACACCGCCGTGAACTACGACAACGAGGTCGAGGTGGGCGAGGCCCTCCGCGCTTCCGGCCTGCCGCGCGACGAGGTCCAGATCGCCACGAAGGTGCCGGGTCGCGACCACGGCTACGACGAGACGATCGCCTCCCTCACCGGTTCGCTCGAGCGCCTCGGTGTCGACCACGTCGACCTGTACCTCATCCACTGGCCGAACCCCTCGCACGACCGCTACGTCGACACGTGGCGCGCCATGATCGAGCTGCGTTCCCGCGGTCTCGCGCGCTCCATCGGCGTCTCGAACTTCACCGTCGAGTATCTCGAGCGTCTCCGGGACGAGACCGGCGTGGTCCCCGCCGTCAACCAGATCGAGCTGCACCCCTACTTCCCGCAGGAAGAGCTCGTCGCCTACCACCGTGTCAACGGTATCGCCACGGAGGCGTGGAGCCCGCTCGGCAAGGCGGCGAAGCCGCACGAGAACGAGGTCGTCACGTCGATCGCGGAGAAATACGGCGTCACCCCCGGTCAGGTCGTACTGCGCTGGCACGTGGAGCGCGGCGTCATCGCGATCCCGAAGTCGGCGACACCGTCCCGTCAGAAGGAGAACCTCGACATCTTCGGCTTCGAGCTGAGTGAGGACGACGTCGACGCGATCACGGCGCTCGGGCGAACCGACGGCCGCCTCTTCGGCGGTGACCCGACGACGCACGAGGAGATGTGA
- a CDS encoding NCS2 family permease — translation MSTTTRPRGGAAARLDRFFEIGARGSTIATEVRGGLVSFVAMAYIVVLNPLIIGGFSADQAALDVEGGWLPATQVAAVTSLTAGVMTILFGVVARLPFALAAGLGINSFLAVNVVGQVTWPEAMGLVVINGVIIVILASTGLRSMIFAAVPAQLKAAITVGIGLFIAFIGLVDSGFVRTSGASSPPLQLGESGSIATLPTAVFVLGLVIMGVLVARRVKGALLIGIIATTLVAIVLEAIFKVGASIDNPGGWNLNTPTLPASIVSLPDLSLVGAFDPFGAFSRIGGLAAIMIVFTLVFTNFFDAMGTMTGLARGAKLSDGDGNFPRLKSALVVEGVGAIAGGATSGSSNTVFVDSAAGIGEGARTGLASVVTGALFLLSMFLTPLTQVVPLEVAAAALVVVGTLMMSQVTEIDWTDFGAALPAFLTITVMPFTYSIANGIGVGFLSWVLIRSLSGKARTVSPLLWVVAVGFLIYFVRGPIEALLGIG, via the coding sequence ATGTCGACCACCACTCGCCCCCGTGGCGGAGCCGCCGCACGACTCGACCGATTCTTCGAGATCGGCGCGCGCGGATCGACCATCGCCACGGAGGTGCGCGGTGGTCTCGTCTCGTTCGTCGCGATGGCGTACATCGTGGTGCTGAACCCGCTCATCATCGGCGGCTTCTCGGCGGATCAGGCGGCCCTCGACGTCGAGGGCGGCTGGCTGCCTGCGACACAGGTCGCGGCCGTCACCTCGCTCACCGCTGGCGTGATGACGATCCTCTTCGGCGTCGTCGCCCGCCTTCCCTTCGCGCTCGCCGCGGGCCTCGGCATCAACTCGTTCCTCGCGGTCAACGTCGTCGGCCAGGTGACGTGGCCCGAGGCGATGGGCCTCGTCGTCATCAACGGCGTCATCATCGTGATCCTCGCGTCCACGGGGCTGCGATCGATGATCTTCGCCGCGGTGCCCGCACAGCTGAAGGCAGCGATCACGGTGGGAATCGGCCTCTTCATCGCGTTCATCGGCCTCGTCGACTCCGGATTCGTGCGGACCTCCGGTGCCTCGTCGCCGCCGTTGCAGCTCGGCGAGTCGGGCTCGATCGCCACTCTGCCGACGGCGGTCTTCGTGCTCGGTCTCGTCATCATGGGCGTCCTGGTGGCGCGGCGGGTGAAGGGTGCGCTCCTGATCGGCATCATCGCCACGACGCTCGTCGCGATCGTGCTCGAGGCGATCTTCAAGGTCGGCGCCTCCATCGACAACCCGGGCGGATGGAACCTCAACACGCCGACGCTCCCGGCGTCGATCGTCTCCCTGCCGGATCTCTCCCTCGTCGGTGCGTTCGACCCCTTCGGGGCGTTCTCGCGCATCGGTGGCCTCGCGGCGATCATGATCGTCTTCACGCTCGTGTTCACGAACTTCTTCGACGCGATGGGCACCATGACGGGCCTCGCCCGCGGCGCGAAGCTCTCGGACGGCGACGGCAACTTCCCCCGCCTGAAGTCGGCGCTCGTCGTGGAGGGTGTCGGCGCGATCGCCGGCGGCGCCACGTCCGGCTCGTCGAACACCGTCTTCGTGGACTCGGCCGCCGGCATCGGTGAGGGTGCCCGTACGGGTCTCGCCTCCGTCGTCACGGGTGCGCTCTTCCTGCTCTCGATGTTCCTCACCCCACTCACGCAAGTGGTGCCGCTCGAGGTGGCGGCTGCCGCCCTCGTCGTGGTGGGCACGCTCATGATGTCGCAGGTGACGGAGATCGACTGGACGGACTTCGGGGCCGCGCTCCCGGCGTTCCTCACGATCACGGTCATGCCGTTCACGTACTCGATCGCCAACGGCATCGGCGTCGGCTTCCTCAGCTGGGTCCTCATCCGATCGCTGTCGGGGAAGGCGCGGACCGTCAGTCCGCTGCTGTGGGTGGTCGCCGTCGGCTTCCTGATCTACTTCGTGCGTGGACCGATCGAGGCGCTCCTCGGTATCGGCTGA
- a CDS encoding phosphodiesterase, with product MSDPHLIAGGEPLYGVIPVVENLRQALAQIERMGLRPSAVVFTGDLTDLGEPDAYRRLREIVEPAVEALGARLCWVPGNHDERDAMRVGLLDEAPSLEPIDRVWDLDGLRLIGLDTSVPGFHHGELSHAQLEWLDARLNEPAEHGTVLALHHPPMPTSQPMFDILELREQSLLADVVRGRNVRAILGGHLHYSAHATFAGIPVSVAAATCYTMNLSMPQRAVNGMTGGQSFQVLDVYDDTIVHSVVPLGDHTTFDTFDEAFITRLEELTPEQRVEAFSRKR from the coding sequence ATGAGCGATCCGCACCTCATCGCGGGAGGCGAACCGCTCTACGGAGTCATCCCCGTGGTCGAGAACCTGCGACAGGCGCTCGCTCAGATCGAGCGCATGGGGCTGCGACCGTCCGCCGTCGTCTTCACGGGCGACCTGACCGATCTCGGGGAGCCCGACGCCTATCGTCGATTGCGCGAGATCGTGGAGCCCGCCGTCGAGGCCCTCGGGGCGCGGCTGTGCTGGGTTCCGGGGAACCACGACGAGCGCGACGCGATGCGTGTCGGCCTCCTCGACGAGGCCCCGAGCCTCGAGCCCATCGACCGGGTCTGGGATCTCGACGGGCTCCGGCTCATCGGTCTCGACACGAGCGTGCCCGGTTTCCACCACGGCGAGCTCTCTCATGCTCAGCTCGAGTGGCTCGACGCCCGCCTCAACGAGCCGGCGGAGCACGGCACCGTCCTCGCCCTGCATCACCCGCCGATGCCGACGTCCCAGCCCATGTTCGACATCCTCGAACTCCGCGAGCAGAGCCTGCTCGCCGATGTCGTGAGGGGGCGGAACGTCCGGGCGATCCTGGGCGGCCACCTGCACTACTCCGCACACGCCACGTTCGCGGGCATCCCCGTCTCCGTCGCCGCGGCCACGTGTTACACGATGAACCTCTCGATGCCGCAGCGCGCGGTCAATGGAATGACGGGGGGGCAGTCGTTCCAGGTCCTCGACGTCTACGACGACACGATCGTGCACAGCGTCGTTCCGCTGGGCGATCACACCACCTTCGACACGTTCGACGAGGCGTTCATCACGCGCCTCGAGGAATTGACCCCCGAGCAGCGCGTCGAGGCCTTCTCCCGCAAGCGCTGA
- a CDS encoding S9 family peptidase produces MTYPEPPVAAKRPTPRTHHGDVFEDPYEWLREKESPEVIAHLEAENAFTDASTAHLEGLRSRIFDEIKSRTLETDLSVPVREGDFWYYSRSFEGKEYGVHCRAPISSPEDWTPPRLDADTEVPGEEILLDGNVESAGHDFFRIGSFDVSRDGARLLYGVDTEGDERYLLRIRDLATATELADEIPGTFSGAIFSPDGRFVFYSTVDDAWRPDTIWRHEVGTAVADDVVVHKEEDERYWGGIGLTRSGDYLVIGLGSSVTSEYLIAPASEPTSEFRVVWPRTDGVEYSIEHARIGGESTLLVLHNAGAPNFELVAVSPEDPGTGPSDATIVVAHSEERRLEAVDAFAHHLAFSYRRDGLTQVGTALLGPDTTLADITIDELPFDEPLYSVGFGGNPEWEQPTLRIGFGSFVTPSSVFDCDVRTGERVLLKQQQVLGGYDPADYEQSREWATAEDGTRVPISLVWRKDGTDGPRPFLLYGYGSYESSIDPALSIARLSMLDRGAGFAIAHVRGGGEMGRAWYEEGKLLLKKNTFTDFVACARHLVDAGITRPEALVAEGGSAGGLLMGAVANLAPESFAGVHAAVPFVDALTTILDPSLPLTVIEWDEWGDPLHDPEVYAYMKTYSPYENVREGVTYPRILATTSLNDTRVYYVEPAKWVARLREVGAPALLKTEMVAGHGGVSGRYAQWRERAFELAWILDALGLADD; encoded by the coding sequence ATGACGTATCCCGAACCGCCCGTGGCGGCGAAGCGACCCACCCCCCGCACCCACCACGGAGACGTCTTCGAGGACCCGTACGAGTGGCTCAGGGAGAAGGAATCGCCCGAGGTCATCGCGCATCTGGAGGCGGAGAACGCCTTCACCGACGCGAGCACCGCTCACCTCGAGGGACTGCGCTCGCGCATCTTCGACGAGATCAAATCGCGCACGCTCGAGACCGACCTGTCGGTGCCGGTCCGCGAGGGCGACTTCTGGTACTACTCCCGCAGCTTCGAGGGGAAGGAGTACGGCGTGCATTGCCGCGCCCCCATCTCCTCGCCGGAGGACTGGACGCCGCCTCGGCTCGACGCGGACACCGAGGTGCCGGGCGAGGAGATCCTCCTCGACGGGAACGTCGAGTCCGCTGGCCACGACTTCTTCCGGATCGGAAGCTTCGACGTCTCGCGCGACGGCGCGCGACTGCTCTACGGCGTCGACACGGAGGGCGACGAGCGATACCTCCTCCGCATCCGTGACCTCGCGACGGCGACAGAACTCGCCGACGAGATCCCCGGCACGTTCTCGGGCGCGATCTTCTCGCCGGACGGCCGCTTCGTCTTCTACTCCACCGTGGACGACGCCTGGCGGCCGGACACCATCTGGCGGCACGAGGTCGGTACGGCCGTCGCCGACGACGTCGTGGTCCACAAGGAGGAGGACGAGCGCTACTGGGGAGGCATCGGCCTCACGCGCAGCGGTGACTACCTCGTCATCGGCCTCGGATCCTCCGTCACGAGCGAGTACCTCATCGCCCCGGCGTCGGAGCCGACCTCCGAGTTCCGGGTCGTGTGGCCGCGGACCGACGGGGTGGAGTACTCGATCGAGCACGCGCGGATCGGCGGGGAGTCCACCCTGCTCGTCCTGCACAACGCGGGGGCGCCGAACTTCGAGCTCGTGGCCGTGTCGCCGGAAGACCCGGGGACGGGGCCGTCCGACGCGACGATCGTCGTCGCGCACAGCGAGGAACGGCGGCTCGAAGCCGTCGACGCCTTCGCCCACCACCTCGCCTTCTCGTACCGCCGCGACGGTCTCACCCAGGTGGGGACGGCCCTCCTCGGCCCCGATACGACTCTCGCCGACATCACGATCGACGAGCTCCCGTTCGACGAGCCGCTCTACTCCGTCGGCTTCGGCGGCAATCCCGAGTGGGAGCAGCCCACCCTCCGCATCGGCTTCGGCTCCTTCGTGACGCCGTCCAGCGTGTTCGACTGCGACGTCCGAACGGGCGAGCGCGTCCTCCTCAAGCAGCAGCAGGTCCTCGGCGGATACGACCCCGCCGACTACGAGCAGTCGCGCGAATGGGCGACGGCCGAAGACGGCACGCGGGTTCCGATCTCGCTGGTGTGGCGGAAGGACGGGACGGACGGACCGCGGCCGTTCCTCCTCTACGGCTACGGCTCGTACGAGTCGAGCATCGATCCGGCTCTCTCGATCGCGCGACTCTCGATGCTCGACCGCGGCGCCGGTTTCGCGATCGCGCACGTGCGCGGCGGCGGCGAGATGGGGCGCGCCTGGTACGAGGAGGGCAAGCTCCTCCTCAAGAAGAACACCTTCACGGACTTCGTTGCGTGCGCCCGGCACCTCGTCGACGCCGGCATCACCCGCCCGGAGGCACTCGTCGCGGAGGGCGGCAGCGCGGGCGGGCTGCTCATGGGCGCTGTCGCGAACCTCGCACCCGAGTCGTTCGCCGGCGTCCACGCCGCCGTTCCGTTCGTGGACGCGCTCACCACCATCCTCGACCCGAGCCTCCCGCTCACCGTCATCGAGTGGGACGAGTGGGGAGACCCCCTGCACGACCCCGAGGTCTACGCCTACATGAAGACGTACTCGCCGTACGAGAATGTGCGCGAGGGAGTGACGTACCCCCGGATCCTCGCGACGACGAGTCTCAACGACACCCGGGTGTACTACGTGGAGCCGGCGAAGTGGGTCGCGCGACTCCGCGAGGTCGGCGCTCCGGCGCTCCTCAAGACCGAGATGGTCGCGGGCCACGGCGGCGTGAGCGGACGGTACGCGCAGTGGCGCGAACGCGCCTTCGAGCTCGCCTGGATCCTGGACGCGCTCGGCCTCGCCGACGACTGA
- a CDS encoding mycoredoxin: MDYTPEPSSITMFTTEWCGYCARLKKQLDGAGISYTEIDIENVDGTAEYVASVNGGNQTVPTVVFPDGTTATNPSLHEVKERISA, translated from the coding sequence ATGGACTACACGCCGGAACCCTCGAGCATCACCATGTTCACCACCGAGTGGTGCGGATACTGCGCACGACTGAAGAAGCAGCTCGACGGAGCGGGTATCTCTTATACGGAGATCGACATCGAGAACGTCGACGGCACCGCCGAATACGTCGCGAGCGTGAACGGCGGCAACCAGACCGTCCCCACCGTCGTGTTCCCCGACGGCACGACCGCCACGAACCCCTCGCTCCACGAGGTCAAGGAGCGGATCTCCGCCTGA
- a CDS encoding peptidase, whose protein sequence is MIDWAAFAVVFAAALIGTGVVVGLYSLGLRLLVVGGRVPVVVPAEFTDAITVLTPAEIASAEKKAAKALRKNPLSPLQRKLAGYGAYACFALCGLAVLYGIYLIVPALHGGA, encoded by the coding sequence ATGATCGACTGGGCCGCTTTCGCCGTCGTCTTCGCCGCCGCGCTCATCGGCACGGGAGTCGTCGTCGGCCTCTACTCCCTCGGGCTCCGGCTGCTCGTCGTCGGAGGCCGCGTCCCCGTCGTGGTCCCCGCGGAGTTCACGGACGCCATCACGGTGCTCACCCCTGCCGAGATCGCCTCGGCCGAGAAGAAGGCTGCGAAGGCGCTTCGGAAGAACCCGCTCTCGCCTCTCCAGCGGAAGCTCGCGGGCTACGGCGCCTACGCCTGCTTCGCCCTCTGCGGTCTCGCCGTCCTCTACGGCATCTACCTCATCGTCCCCGCCCTCCACGGCGGCGCCTGA
- a CDS encoding 6-phosphofructokinase — translation MRIGVLTSGGDCPGLNAVIRGAVLKGTKIHNQSFVGIRDGWKGVVEGLTMPLDRHTVRGLGKQGGTILGTSRTNPFEGPHGGPENVQATLDRIGVDALIAIGGEGTLAAAKRLTDAGLKIVGVPKTIDNDLDATDYSFGFDTAVEIATEAIDRVRTTAESHKRCMVVEVMGRHVGWIALHAGMAAGAHAILIPEQPQSMEQICEWVQSVADRGRAPIVVVAEGFTLTTMETAHSEKGLDAFNRPRLGGIADMLAPEIEARTGVESRATVLGHLQRGGVPSAYDRVLSTRLGMAAIDSIMREEWGTMVALRGTDVVNVPFEEAVGRLKTVPDDRYEEAAILFG, via the coding sequence ATGCGAATTGGTGTGCTCACGAGCGGTGGCGACTGTCCCGGACTCAACGCGGTCATCCGCGGGGCCGTCCTCAAGGGGACCAAGATCCACAACCAGTCCTTCGTCGGAATCCGAGACGGATGGAAGGGAGTGGTCGAGGGCCTCACGATGCCCCTCGACCGCCACACGGTCCGTGGACTCGGCAAGCAGGGCGGCACCATCCTCGGAACGAGCCGCACCAACCCGTTCGAGGGCCCGCACGGAGGGCCGGAGAACGTCCAGGCCACGCTCGACCGGATCGGCGTCGACGCGCTCATCGCGATCGGCGGAGAGGGCACCCTCGCCGCGGCGAAGCGTCTCACGGATGCCGGCCTCAAGATCGTCGGCGTGCCGAAGACGATCGACAACGATCTCGACGCCACGGACTACTCCTTCGGGTTCGACACCGCCGTCGAGATCGCGACGGAGGCGATCGACCGCGTGCGCACCACCGCGGAATCGCACAAGCGCTGCATGGTCGTCGAGGTCATGGGTCGCCACGTGGGGTGGATCGCCCTCCACGCCGGCATGGCGGCGGGCGCGCACGCCATCCTCATCCCCGAGCAGCCGCAGTCGATGGAGCAGATCTGCGAGTGGGTGCAGAGCGTCGCCGATCGCGGACGTGCCCCGATCGTCGTCGTGGCGGAGGGGTTCACACTCACCACGATGGAGACGGCTCACTCCGAGAAGGGCCTCGACGCCTTCAACCGTCCCCGTCTCGGCGGTATCGCCGACATGCTCGCTCCCGAGATCGAGGCGCGCACGGGTGTCGAGTCGCGGGCGACCGTGCTCGGCCACCTGCAGCGCGGCGGCGTGCCGAGCGCGTACGACCGTGTGCTCTCCACCCGGCTCGGCATGGCGGCGATCGACTCGATCATGCGCGAGGAGTGGGGCACCATGGTGGCGCTCCGCGGCACCGACGTCGTGAACGTCCCGTTCGAGGAGGCCGTCGGCCGCCTCAAGACCGTCCCGGACGACCGCTACGAGGAAGCCGCGATCCTCTTCGGCTGA
- a CDS encoding uracil-xanthine permease family protein, with the protein MPLPWTVHGDGKDVGAHEIVMPGERLSWPRTIGLGAQHVVAMFGATFLVPVITGFPPTATLFFSGVGTILFLIVTRNKLPSYLGSSFAFLAPIAAAMAPGGPGMAGALFGIFVVGLLLALVGLLVRVTGTGWIDALMPPVVAGTIVALIGFNLAPAAWGNVQKGPLSATITLAAVVLSTVLFRGILGRLSIFIGVAVGYVAAILLDEVKFDKVAQADWIGLPEFSTWFGVFGDPGALPSFFAVLPAFLPVVLVLIAENVGHIRGVAQMTDPALNKQTGNALLADGLATMLAGSGGGSGTTTYGENIGVMAATRIYSTAAYWVAGIVAVLLALSPKVGAVINTIPAGVLGGVTTALYGLIGIIGVKIWLENHVDFNKPANQFTAATALVIGVANFVWDAGNGVSFNGIALGTIAAIVIYHVMTWISRWRGTDSPTPEPAHPAP; encoded by the coding sequence ATGCCCCTGCCCTGGACCGTACACGGAGATGGAAAGGACGTCGGCGCCCACGAGATCGTGATGCCGGGCGAGCGGCTCTCCTGGCCGCGCACGATCGGGCTCGGCGCGCAGCACGTCGTCGCGATGTTCGGAGCCACGTTCCTCGTGCCCGTCATCACCGGGTTCCCGCCCACGGCCACGCTGTTCTTCTCGGGCGTGGGGACGATCCTGTTCCTCATCGTCACCCGGAACAAGCTGCCCAGCTACCTCGGCTCGTCGTTCGCGTTCCTCGCACCGATCGCGGCGGCGATGGCGCCGGGCGGGCCGGGGATGGCCGGCGCCCTCTTCGGCATCTTCGTCGTGGGGCTCCTCCTCGCGCTCGTCGGCCTCCTCGTGCGCGTCACGGGCACCGGGTGGATCGACGCGCTCATGCCGCCCGTGGTCGCGGGCACGATCGTCGCGCTCATCGGCTTCAACCTCGCGCCCGCAGCGTGGGGCAACGTCCAGAAGGGACCGCTCAGCGCGACGATCACGCTGGCGGCCGTCGTCCTCTCGACCGTCCTGTTCCGCGGCATCCTCGGACGCCTGTCGATCTTCATCGGCGTCGCCGTCGGCTACGTCGCCGCGATCCTCCTCGACGAGGTGAAGTTCGACAAGGTCGCACAGGCCGACTGGATCGGCCTGCCCGAGTTCTCGACCTGGTTCGGCGTGTTCGGCGACCCGGGCGCCCTGCCGTCATTCTTCGCGGTCCTCCCCGCGTTCCTCCCCGTCGTGCTCGTGCTCATCGCCGAGAACGTCGGGCACATCCGCGGCGTCGCCCAGATGACGGACCCGGCGCTCAACAAGCAGACGGGCAACGCCCTGCTCGCCGACGGCCTCGCGACGATGCTCGCGGGCTCGGGCGGCGGCTCCGGAACGACGACCTACGGCGAGAACATCGGCGTCATGGCGGCGACGCGCATCTACTCGACGGCGGCCTACTGGGTCGCGGGCATCGTGGCTGTGCTGCTCGCCCTCTCACCGAAGGTGGGAGCCGTCATCAACACGATCCCCGCTGGCGTGCTCGGTGGTGTCACGACAGCGCTCTACGGCCTGATCGGCATCATCGGCGTGAAGATCTGGCTCGAGAACCACGTGGACTTCAACAAGCCCGCCAACCAGTTCACGGCTGCGACGGCTCTTGTGATCGGCGTCGCCAACTTCGTCTGGGACGCGGGCAACGGCGTCAGCTTCAACGGCATCGCTCTCGGAACGATCGCGGCCATCGTGATCTACCACGTGATGACTTGGATCTCCCGCTGGCGCGGCACCGACTCCCCCACCCCGGAGCCGGCGCACCCCGCCCCCTGA
- a CDS encoding inorganic phosphate transporter translates to MQEVTLLIVLVIALALFFDFTNGFHDTANAMATPIATGAMKPKVAVALAAILNLVGAFLSTEVAKTISSGIIREGDSGVLISPELILAGLIGAIVWNMVTWLYGLPSSSSHALFGGLIGAAIVGFGLSAIDYGVLLSKVIFPALLAPVTAGLVAFAATKLAYSVTRRYDGKPDGRSGFRYAQIFSSSLVALAHGTNDAQKTMGVITLALVTVGFQDASQEGPQLWVIVVCALAIALGTYMGGWRIIKTLGTGLTAVKPAQGFAAETSTAATILASSHLGFALSTTQVASGSVIGSGLGRRGSKVRWGTAGRIGIGWLLTLPAAAVVGAVAALIASIGFAGVIIDAALGLGFIIFIFLRSLRDQVGHETVVNEVAASADAVKIKRNPKPKRSVR, encoded by the coding sequence GTGCAAGAAGTCACTCTCCTCATCGTCCTCGTCATCGCGTTGGCCCTGTTCTTCGACTTCACGAACGGCTTCCACGACACCGCGAATGCGATGGCGACACCGATCGCCACGGGTGCGATGAAGCCGAAGGTGGCCGTCGCCCTCGCCGCGATCCTCAACCTCGTCGGCGCGTTCCTCTCCACGGAGGTCGCCAAGACGATCTCGAGCGGGATCATCAGGGAAGGGGATTCGGGGGTCTTGATATCCCCGGAGCTCATCCTCGCCGGCCTCATCGGCGCGATCGTGTGGAACATGGTCACCTGGCTCTACGGTCTCCCGTCGAGCTCGTCGCACGCCCTGTTCGGCGGACTCATCGGAGCGGCGATCGTCGGCTTCGGACTGAGCGCGATCGACTACGGGGTGCTCCTGTCCAAGGTGATCTTCCCGGCGCTGCTCGCCCCGGTCACGGCCGGTCTCGTGGCCTTCGCAGCGACGAAGCTGGCCTACTCGGTCACACGCCGGTACGACGGCAAGCCCGACGGACGCTCAGGGTTCCGATACGCCCAGATCTTCTCGTCCTCCCTCGTCGCGCTCGCGCACGGAACGAACGACGCGCAGAAGACGATGGGCGTCATCACCCTCGCGCTCGTGACCGTGGGCTTCCAGGACGCCTCGCAGGAGGGGCCGCAGCTGTGGGTCATCGTGGTCTGTGCCCTCGCGATCGCGCTCGGCACCTACATGGGCGGCTGGCGCATCATCAAGACGCTCGGCACGGGGCTCACCGCCGTGAAGCCGGCGCAGGGTTTCGCCGCCGAGACGAGTACCGCCGCCACGATCCTCGCGTCGAGCCACCTCGGCTTCGCGCTCTCGACGACGCAGGTCGCCTCCGGCTCCGTCATCGGGTCGGGACTCGGTCGCCGCGGCTCGAAGGTCCGCTGGGGTACGGCTGGCCGCATCGGCATCGGCTGGCTCCTGACCCTGCCGGCCGCCGCCGTCGTGGGTGCGGTCGCGGCCCTCATCGCGAGCATCGGTTTCGCCGGCGTCATCATCGACGCGGCGCTCGGCCTCGGCTTCATCATCTTCATCTTCCTCCGTTCGCTCCGTGACCAGGTCGGACACGAGACCGTCGTGAACGAGGTGGCCGCTTCGGCCGACGCCGTGAAGATCAAGCGCAACCCCAAGCCGAAGAGGAGTGTCCGATGA
- a CDS encoding 8-oxo-dGTP diphosphatase, producing MTGERHPDVAVCYLIRRGPSGDEVLVGRKLTGLGAGRAVGPGGKLAQGESPSEAVVREVREETGIELDVSSLEARGVLRYSFPTKPEWSQRSFVFVCRSFTGEGAASDELLPEWWPVAAPPFDRMWDDARFWLPDVLAGGTVHASFEFGPDLSTVVASDHEAFPAGRPT from the coding sequence GTGACGGGGGAACGACACCCCGACGTCGCCGTCTGCTACCTCATCCGCCGCGGACCGTCGGGTGACGAGGTCCTGGTCGGGCGCAAGCTGACCGGGCTCGGTGCCGGTCGCGCCGTCGGACCCGGCGGGAAGCTCGCGCAGGGGGAGTCCCCATCCGAGGCCGTCGTGCGGGAGGTGCGCGAGGAGACCGGTATCGAGCTCGACGTGTCGTCGCTCGAGGCCCGTGGTGTCCTCCGGTATTCGTTCCCCACGAAACCCGAGTGGTCTCAGCGATCGTTCGTCTTCGTCTGCCGGTCCTTCACCGGCGAGGGCGCCGCGTCCGACGAGCTGCTTCCGGAGTGGTGGCCGGTCGCGGCGCCGCCCTTCGACCGCATGTGGGACGATGCCCGATTCTGGCTCCCCGATGTACTGGCCGGCGGGACCGTCCACGCGTCGTTCGAGTTCGGGCCGGACCTCTCGACCGTCGTGGCGAGCGATCATGAAGCGTTCCCAGCGGGCCGGCCGACGTGA
- a CDS encoding gamma-glutamylcyclotransferase family protein, whose amino-acid sequence MTNIHALFSYGTLRFPAVQLATFGRELPTSDDSLPGYLVSSVTITDPHVLEVSGTAIHPALVWTGSPDDVVAGAVLQVTSDELAAADTYEVDDYVRVAVRLSSGQDGWAYVHRDGTPPA is encoded by the coding sequence GTGACAAACATCCACGCCCTCTTCTCGTACGGCACACTGCGATTCCCCGCCGTGCAGCTCGCGACCTTCGGACGGGAGCTGCCCACGAGCGACGACTCACTCCCCGGCTATCTCGTCTCGAGTGTCACGATCACGGACCCGCATGTGCTCGAGGTCAGCGGGACAGCGATTCATCCCGCTCTCGTCTGGACGGGGTCTCCCGATGATGTGGTCGCCGGTGCCGTACTCCAGGTGACCTCCGACGAGTTGGCAGCCGCCGACACCTACGAAGTGGATGACTACGTGCGTGTCGCCGTGCGCCTGTCGTCGGGGCAGGACGGCTGGGCGTACGTGCACCGAGACGGGACGCCGCCGGCCTGA